CCAATAATATGTAACCAATACCATATAATATGCTAAATATACAACACTTAACCATGGTTAACTATAACGCACGCACATAAGGGAACgacactcgcacaatgaccgttggtactcgcacaatgaccgttagtgTACACTAACCCTCTAGGTGGACGTCTGCACTTACCAgaccacccttcacgcacatgtggtctcatcgcacaaaagagtagtgaatACACACGCACagataacactatagtgaatccacacgTACGGATAACACTAATCATAAGCCCGCAAGCAAATAaactatacacacacacacacacacatatatatatatatatatacatacacacacacacacacatatatatatatatatatatatatatatatatatatatatatatatatatatatatatatatatatatatatatatatatatatataattactccactcaccttatcgctttAGTGGGAAGCAAAACCAAGGTCCCGCaagcttcaatgcaatgtacctattacattaatttCATAATTAACACACAAACAAGTTGGACTACCTGCCAACTCATTACTCCTAGTGCATTTAAGACccatagtgcaattttgacccatttacattACTAACACCACCACCTCTAGGTCACATCTACCACAATTCACTAATAACCAGTGATTATGGCCCACACACACCACCTAACACAAGTCTTGGGTAAATAGGTCCCCATCTTGCTAGTTTGGTcacaaaatacccatttgacccgtttcaaGATCAACATTTACATTTAACTCACCCATGAACCCTAATAACACCCATTTCATTAACAtgaaagtgtgctagtgattttacACCCATTTAGACTCAAAAACCCCAATTTAACAACACCAAACCCTAGAGTATGAATCTTTAGGTTTATTCACAAGATTCATACCCAAATTCACCCCTTTATCATGAAAATGGGGCTTTCACCCAACCCATGAGCAAAACCCTAGACAAAACCCAAATTAGACACTAgagattaaaattaaaacttaccacAACACCACAACGTAGCTTGCTAGTGGATGTGACAAGCTTCAAGCTTTAGATAGCGAGATTTGGCTCCTTCTTCTTCAAttcacactttctctcactaggatTTCACATTCTCTCTCTCTAATTGAATGTGAGTGAATGAAATGAGGATGAAATGTGAAGTGGGTAGGTCTTGATCAGTTTTGTGGCCTCAAACACGACCCTAAGgcgaaaagacaaaaatacccatCTTAAAGTAAAAGAATCACGAAATGGGTTGTCAGCACATTATGCGCGCCGCGCAGGCAAACGTGCGCCGCACATTTCTTCTGTCACGAATCCAACAACTTTTAAttaatatgtaaaatatatatgttCGAGATTCGGGTCTTACATGTTTTTTTAGTTACTATTAGTGGAATGCTGAGGTgacattttatttttctttttttatgatttattaatttcttttatattaattttattactattatgattatatttatattttaaaaatatttttaaattaTAACGGTTATATTATtgaacgttttattttttttttattttttttttgttttcaaaaAAGAAAAACGGCTAGTTTTTTCCCTATAAACAACCACTCTTCTCAACTCATAACACACTTCTTCTCTTCTAAAACTCTCAAATCATAACACACACAGTTCAAAATGAATCCATTGAATGTTTGCTTAAAAGTTTATTACGGAGGTGAATTTGATCGAGAATTGATGATTTATACACCCGATTATTTCCTTGATGTGCGTAAGTATCCTAACTTTTTGAAACTTCTTGCGTTTCTCCACCAAGACATCCCTTACATTTTCAAACAAGTATGGTTTTTCAAAAAACCAAACGGTCCTGCCTCGCTACTTAAAGAAGATCATGAATTGTTTCCTTTGATTGGGCAAGCCTTGTTACGTAATCAATTACACTTTACACCGAATTTAGGGATGAAAGCTACGCCATTAACAAAATCTGAATATGAAGTTACTTCAAGCAGCCCACTTTTTACTCATCTTCCTTCCATTAACAAAATCTGAATCAGTACTTCCACGCTATGCCAAGCATGGGTGTACTGATAAATGCGGGAACGTAACAATTCCATATCCATTTGGTATCGGAGCACACTGTTCCTTCAACAAATGGTACGTTGTTGAGTGCAACTCCTCGACGCCATATCTATCCGCACTCAACCACTTCCAAATCATAAGTTTCGACTTGAAAAAACAAACGGTCACTGTGAACACGCCAACAGTGACAAAAACCTTAGGTTGCCAAAACGATATTAGTGTTCATGATACAAAGAGTAGTGTTGATCTTGGTTGGAGCCCTTTTTGGTTTTCTAGTGATGATAATAAACTAGTGCTTGAAGGGCGTGGTCACGTTGTCATTTCGGATAACGGGAATGTGCTGAGCGGGTGTTCAGCGACATATAATGATACTAGTATACGTACTGTTAACGAGAAATACACGTGCCTTGGCATTACATGTTGCCAAACAACAGTTCCTTATTATCTCAAGTCGTACGCTGTGAAGCTTACGGGCAGAGATAAATCTTGTGAGTCTGCCTTCTTTGTTGATAAAAATTCGTACGTTCGTGATGGTAATATTTCGGACGTTGTTCCGGTAATACTTTTGTGGACTCTGTCTGAACTTGACTTTTCTCGAATAAATTGTTGTCAAAAACATAAGGATCGTAAGAGAACAATAACGACTGGTAGTAACGGTACTCAGTTGGATACTTGGTCGTGTGACATGGATTCGGCTTTCGAAGGGAACCGATATTTAAAAGATGGGTGCGTTGGTACGTATGTAAATATgtaataatactatataaatttATTACCTATAGTGTCTTTATTTTGCTTACCTATTTGTTTTCTAGGATATATGCTTGTCCGGATTTGTTTTTTAACCTATTTTCTTTTATATAAAACGTATGTGGTTTTAGTTAAGGAAGAATGTGCAAGGTGCCGAGAAAACGGAAATTACTGTGACTATAAGAATCCAGATGAAGTCTTCAATTGTTCTGTTTATCCACCAGAGTTTTATTATAATGAGGGCCTCAAGGTAACGTTGCGGGGCGTTATTCTAGGTACGTACGTAATGaatataaagattttatgtgtttttttttttacaaaaattgaAATGAACTAAAATCAATCCAACGAAATTAATACAGATTCCGTCAGTCTGATTGACTAGATTCATCGATTTATTTGAAAACTAAATATTGAACACAAACACATCCAAAAGAGAGAAATTCatgtgtcattttattttaaaaaactAAATGCCCTAACTTTGAAAAGCGTTGACAATCTATATTCCTAATTGTAGAAACCTCGTAATTATTTATTACTGTACAAAACAATGAGGAATTTCACATCCCTTGCTCAATAATCATTTCACTTCTGTAAAATGTTTGGTCTAATTGCATTATGTTTTATAATGGTTTTCATTCAGGCTTCATATTAAGCATGGGTGAAATTTGTCTCGCGATACTCAGCTATGTACTGTACAATCTgataaagaaaataaaagaaaggaGACGACGAAAAAAGTTTTTCAAACGCAACGGTGGTTTACTTTTAAAACAACAAGAAGAAGCTGACCCGTCTTTAGTTAACAAAACCATACTTTTTACATCACGTGAATTGGAGAAGGCGACTGACAACTTCAATGAGAATAGAATTCTAGGTCGAGGAGGACAAGGTACAGTCTATAAAGGAATGTTAGTAGATGGAAGGATTGTGGCGGTCAAAAAGTCAAAAGTAATCGATGAAAGTCAATTAGAACAATTTATCAATGAAGTTGTCATTCTTTCGCAAGTTACGCATAGGAATGTTGTCAAATTATTAGGATGTTGCTTAGAAACTGACGTTCCTCTCCTAGTTTCCGAATTCATTTCAAATGGTACGTTATACGAACGTCTTCACAACGAAGATCAAGAATTCCCAATTTCTTTGAATATAAGATTACAAATTGCTGCAGAGGTTGCAGGAGCACTCGCTTACCTGCACTCAGCAACTTTCATTCCAATATTTCATAGGGACATCAAAAGCACTAATATACTTTTAGACGACAAGAACAGGGCCAAAATTTCTGACTTTGGAATTTCAAGATTTGTCTCGTTAGATCAAACTCACCTGACCACCTTAGTCAAAGGTACATTTGGCTACCTAGATCCCGAGTATTTCCAATCTAACCGGTTCACTGAGAAGAGTGATGTTTATAGTTTTGGAGTTGTTTTGGTTGAACTCTTGACAGGAGAAAAACCAATACTCTTAACGGGATTCGGTGAACATAGAAGTTTGGCTTCATACTTTGAGTTGGCTATGGAAGAAGAGCGTGGTATGTCAATTTTTGATGCAAATGTGATTTAGGAGGGCACTAGGGATGAGCTTCTTGCAATAGCTCACCTTGCATTGCGATGTTTGAATATGAAAGGAAGAAACAGACCAACAATGAAGGAAGTAGCTGTAGAGTTAGAAACAATACGAACATCGCACGTTCCATCTATGGTTCAAGCAAATATTGTACCCTTAATATACGAGGATGCGTTACCAATGCTACCATATGCCGAATCAACATCAACATTCTTTAGCTTTGACGTTAACATTAGTCAATGATGCAAATCGTGAGTCACTTTACATTGTTTAATACCCATATATGTCTTTATATAGTCATAACAACTTTATGTAACACAAATCCTTCAAGGGTATCATATTTGGATAAATTCATAAATAAGGTATTTTATAAACATTTCGATCTTAttatatatcatataaatataaatatatgtgcgTGTGTGTGCATAACTATTATAAATTTTGTTTCGGGGTTGGCTCTACCATCATATTTGGTATCACCGCCTACCACTTCAAGAAATTCTAGTGAACTCTCCTGCCGTCTCTACTCTAAAATCAGCATTGTTCCGTACATTTCTGCTGTTCAGATCTTGTATGGGGTCCAATCAGTCAATCATCGTTGATTGTTTTACCACTTAGAGCAAGAGGAGATGTCCAATAAAATGGAACCTAGAAAAAAGATGATAAAGATTGTAAAAAGGAGAGTTTGATCACTTGAATTAAGCTCTGAAGACATGTTTATAGTTAAAGTGGATGTAAATTATATGGCTTGAATGGGCCTTTTTAAGGTTAAAATTGAATGCCCTTAACCCGAATAATTTCGGAGTGTTCAGTCTTCACAAAATTGTATCGTTCTTTCCTTTTCATTCCCCTAAGTGCCGCAGATGAAACAATGTTGGCTAGGTAGTTAGAGCCTGATGCTTTTAATTATACTAATGTGTGTTAAGGGGGTCTTCCATTTTGAGGAGACGTTCTGATTCATCACTAGATACTTTCTGTACGGTTGGTTATACACCACTCCAAGTAAAGGTGATAAAATGTCGACTTCTGTAACTGTGGGACCCTCATCACCAGCCAGTCTTACTATCGGGTTTACTCATCTCCATGTTTTACTCAATGAGAGTAGATATTTGAGTCTTAAGATCCATTTCTCTGTCTCGTAGCTCCCGTGCCTTTTTAAAAATTGAATAAGTCAAAGTCAAAGCTCGATCaggtcattaaaataagaattacctatTCAAAGTACTGGCCACGAACAGCTTCGTTCTTCTCCTTTGTGATCTATCTAAGATCTTTGTCAAGCTCTCTGACTTCTTCAGGTAGCAATGTCAAGCACCAAAATTCGTCCCACTTCGTTCACAGAAAAATAATTACAAAAAGAAGTTGAAAATTTGAGTATTTGACCAATTTACATATCCAGGGATCTGTTCCGGTTATGTTTTAACACAAACATATAAAAAAATGCAAAAATAAAAAACTTAACCTTAATGATTCAAAGTACTTTTTGCAATCAAAATTTGAACATTaactattagtgaaaataatatatTTGAACTGAGAATGTTTTTGGGTCAACCAAAAATGGCCTGAACATGTTATTCAACCCACACGTCCACCGTTTTACTACTTCTAATTACAAACGACAGAGAGAAAAAAGATAAGAAGAAAAACATGTACTGTACCTGTGCATGGCGAAGGCGGATACGGATACGAGACTCAGCTTCATCAATCAAATTGATTGCTTTGTCAAGATGAAGACGGTCAATGCAACATCCAAAGATGAATAGTAGATAGTAAATATATATAGAAGCAACAACACAGAAGCTTAACTGGAAAGAGGAAGGCTATGTTGTAACAGAACAAAACCACTCTATCAAAGGTAGCAAAATGGGTGGTCCGTATGGGATAAGGAGCCAAGCGGGTAACTACAATTCGGTCTCATCGACACCTTTTTTTTTAATTCGTTGAAACTTTATATTGAGAAATGTAAAATAAAAAACTAGTATAACTAaaataatgaatgagaagtttaatggttaaagtataaaatgttaaaagtttgtgataagtttgtaaaaatcataataaaatgttaaaagtttgtgataagtttgtaaaaaacaaaaagttaactattatatatatttttttggggctaaaatgtaagtaagtaaaagagtggGGAGTGATTCGTGAAACTTTTCAGGTTACTATTCATTTAAGGTATGCCTTTTAGATATAAGCTATAAGTAATAATCTATAACTTCGTAACAGAGGAATAAGCTTAACTGATCACGTAATCACATGGCTTCATTTATGTTGGGACAAATGACAAAAAATATAACATAAGTTACACAATTTGACatttaagtaacatgtgttttacTCATGCAATAAAAAACTCTATACTTCAATTTGAAACAGAAAATACTATGATTTCAAAAAATCTAAAATTTTGGTAATATTGTTCAATTGAATAATGATCGTTTGTCAAATTTCGTTAAgtgatcacatgtgattggcatgcatgTGAGGAACACAATTACATGACTGGTCCTATATCTTCTTCTTTCTTAAGATTTAATAAATTTTCATCGAGGAACATTTTACATCCACCAATTTAATGAAACCCCTAAAATTCAAAAAGTAATTCTTCAAATTAAAAGGCTTCAATTGCAATCGCTATCGTCAGATTATAACACTCTCAAGTTTCAGgtcataaataaaataaatatattcataAGATCTCAAGTTTGCATCGACATACAGTTTGCATCTATAATCTATTTATTGATTTTTGGTGGgttttgttcgtgaatccaagtcgtctgtgttgatgcatattttgtatGGTCATCGCTGAGCGAATAACgtttattattacattgtacacCTAATTGATGTATACGCATGAAACTGGTTAGTTACATGAGCATATATAACTGTTGGACCATAATGTTTAGAGACTCATTCGTATGAATGAGGCCCATTAGGGTTAATGTCTAGTTTTCCTATAAATATTAGTTTATGTGTTCATTAGGGTTAAGAGATAAGAGTCTAAACCCTAATTGGGTGAGCCGTGTTTTGGCGATCCTGtgcataggggagatcatgctcgatctcccctcTGTTTAAATCATTCATGTAAGTGTAACGTTTATTCAATTATAGTGTTTTACTTTGATTCAACGTGTTTATCTCTTTTGTCTTTGTTCGTGCTCGTTTATTGTTGTTAGAGATCCTTAAACAGaccaacaaattggtatcagagatGGAACAACAGAGCTCATGATTGGATCGAAGGTAAAAGACGTTAAATTTGCTGAATTTCGAATTTAGATCTCAAGTTCGATTTTTCGAGGTTTTGAAGATCTAGATCAAATTAAGAAAAAGTAGAGGCGTATAAAGGTTGAAAATCATGTCGTGAATGTGTATGCAAAATCTCAGGTCATGAATCGATGTATTCTTCAAGTTATAAATTTTCTTTTATTTCGAATTATCGGATCTGATATCGAGGGTTCTTGAATTTTTGAATGTTTGTTTTCAAAATATGATAATTGGTTAATGTTTACCGGGTCCTAGTGGTGCTTCCTGCAAATTTTCATGCGTTTTGGTGAAGATTTGATGTGTTTTTGATGAAGGCCACCACCAACCACCGTGGAACCACCATACCACCGCCGCCTGTTTATCCTTCAAATTTTCCTGTGTTCTTGAGTCTCCAAGCGTATAAAAAGTTTAAAACGGTAATTAAAACACAAGAGAACATGATTCAATGGTGTATTTGGTGTTTAAACGTGTAAAAAATTCGAATATTGAGCTTGAAATTTAGTATGTGTGCGGTTGTGGGATGAAGAAGAAACAAATCTGAAAGTAGCAGCACTAAAGACAAAAAAGTAGGGGACTTGGTCTGCAAATTTGTGAGACTTTCAGTATTTACAACTAAGTCTCTGCAACCTTTATTGTTTTTATTTAATTCTTGAATGTTTAAGGAAGTAGACCACTTTGTGCAAAGGGAACTTGACCCTCTCTCTCGTTGTAAACCCCCTTTCCCATTAGAACCATTAATCCCTTATAACCCTTTGAACCCCCTGTTGAACCTCTTACCTATTAAACCTGATCCAACCAGCCTTGAACCCTTACCCATTTAAACCTTTTAACCTAGTTCAAAAAATATTTAAGACATGTACACGAACTTTCAACAGCCCAACAATATTTAACGGCAGTTAACTTTTGTTAATTAAACACTTAACGCCCGTTAATGCCAGGGACTTCCAATGCAaaatgttgaaacatttttgataTTGCttaaaatgatcatatatttagacgcaaaatcgttccaatatgtaatgtttttaattgtaatttccttatttttagtcgtaatcgtttaaataaataaatgcgaagacgaaagacgcaaatcgctcgaaaatgaagatttaaagacgaaaacgaagatttgaaagaccaaaacgtccaaaatgctcaaaggtacaagttacactccaagtggtttaatttatcgatgaataacggctaaaaattgacaaaagtacaagtcgcggaacgcaaagtacacgatattaaattatacgaaaatgcgttcgagaaaccgagaccgagacataaaccgggcgtaaacgtacgagacaacggagccaaaatttcgagtcaactatgcacaagaatataatataatatatatataattatataaattttatatatatatatatatatatatatatatatatatatattttaatctaTGTCGATAAGCTAGTGTCCAAGGTAATATGAGCTGGAAACCAAGCCCATGCAagtgcatggcaaatacactaaaacctcatgcacttgcatggggaTCAAAAATtcaaaaaatgcctataaaaggctgtGTTCTGATCGAGTTAAAAAACCAACATAATATTTCATTTTCCATTTTCATTCTCTGTctcttaaatatatttatatttataattattattttagtttAAGATAAGTTTAGTTTAGGTATTGTAACGTTTAATTTACGGGTTTTTTAGTCAgagttctgtccgtgtaccgctacgctaataatatcactttttaccgttccaactcgctgtaagtctccacgtgtaacgacccggaaaatttcgactaattttaaaccaaactctcgatacgatagtgtaatttcaacacgataagcaaagtctgttaggttgaatatcaaaaattttgaactatttcatgaaatcatttgaccttgactattcccgacgattcacgaacaatagtgtgtaaagacatatatatatatatatatatatatatatatatataattataagtagagatataaatttaaatataaatgtatattctatatattatattttgaatGAATAAGATACACCTTATTCAATTGGAATCAAGAATGTaaaataatgattagaataaataagttactatatatacaaatatatatcatTAACTATGAAATTAGATGTACGgtttctataaataaatattatatggtatgatataaaaattaaatgatcaaaatatgttatatatatgttattagtaaaattagtaatattgttaataataatattattgaataTGATTACTA
This genomic window from Rutidosis leptorrhynchoides isolate AG116_Rl617_1_P2 chromosome 2, CSIRO_AGI_Rlap_v1, whole genome shotgun sequence contains:
- the LOC139889389 gene encoding wall-associated receptor kinase-like 9, with the protein product MKLLQAAHFLLIFLPLTKSESVLPRYAKHGCTDKCGNVTIPYPFGIGAHCSFNKWYVVECNSSTPYLSALNHFQIISFDLKKQTVTVNTPTVTKTLGCQNDISVHDTKSSVDLGWSPFWFSSDDNKLVLEGRGHVVISDNGNVLSGCSATYNDTSIRTVNEKYTCLGITCCQTTVPYYLKSYAVKLTGRDKSCESAFFVDKNSYVRDGNISDVVPVILLWTLSELDFSRINCCQKHKDRKRTITTGSNGTQLDTWSCDMDSAFEGNRYLKDGCVVKEECARCRENGNYCDYKNPDEVFNCSVYPPEFYYNEGLKVTLRGVILGFILSMGEICLAILSYVLYNLIKKIKERRRRKKFFKRNGGLLLKQQEEADPSLVNKTILFTSRELEKATDNFNENRILGRGGQGTVYKGMLVDGRIVAVKKSKVIDESQLEQFINEVVILSQVTHRNVVKLLGCCLETDVPLLVSEFISNGTLYERLHNEDQEFPISLNIRLQIAAEVAGALAYLHSATFIPIFHRDIKSTNILLDDKNRAKISDFGISRFVSLDQTHLTTLVKGTFGYLDPEYFQSNRFTEKSDVYSFGVVLVELLTGEKPILLTGFGEHRSLASYFELAMEEERGMSIFDANVI